CACCATAactgtgagatcgttttaattgtttatttttaatttatatgttcatgggtatttgattattctctatttttttcctgagttatttttgtttagATTTATTGGATAATTAGGCCTGTTACTCGATTGTCTAAATAATTGATAGCCAATTAGGATGTTGGCGCGTCGCCTTTAAGCATCTCGATTAGTGGCAAACGAGACAATTGCACCGCCTCGCAAGCGGTCGAATTTGGATCGTGGGGATAATTAATCTAGCCTAAATAAATTCGCATGTGTGTTTGTCATCTAgaattgggtctttctaattccTAATGCTGTGGCTACATGAAATCCTGTGAGCGTTTCTGGGGTTGTCTAGTCACAAGAGGGTAGTTTATGAGCGTCTCTTGACTACcataaaattaagaaaagatTGGTGGTTGGGCGCGTCGCTTGACCACTATAACCAGTTTATTCGTGAGTATATGAATTGTCCCTTGTATCTGTGATCAGTTGTGTGTTTCGATGCCAAGATTAATTCCTTGACTaggttgttttaattaatttttatttgtgtaatttGGTTCCTGCTATCTTACTCAACTTTGAATTTccatttttattcctttttaattAGTTGGTACTATTGCTAAAAATTCCCCCCCATTTTCCTTTGTGATTTGCCTACCtgttccctgaggagacgaccctacttgccctgtttACAAATTAAATTTGAGATTGTGTTGGTTGGCAACTAGGCTgttatttttaactttatttttggaggtttgacacccaccaaattttggcgccgttgccggggaactggtgttttaagtgacttattgcacagattttagtttttattttttttattttttttttattttatgcctcgatcttctcgtacaggaGAATTAGAATTTGATCCAGAGATCGAGAAGACTGCAAGAACGTTGACTAAGGAGGCAAAGTTGCGTAAACAACAAGATTCAACGTCACCTTCAGAATCTGAGCAAGAGTTTATTTCCAGTGATTCATCAAGTGAATCTGAAGAAAACAAAGTGCATATTCCCCGAGTAGCAATGGCAGCCCCAAAAACTTTGAGGGAGTTGGCAACTCCTAACGTGAACTAACAGCCATTATGCATTACATTTGCTAACACGGAAGAGGCATTTGAGTTTAAGTCTGGTTTTATTCACTTACTTCCTACTTTTCGTGGTAGTGAAGACCCACATAAACACTTGAAAGAATTTCATGTGGTGTGCTCCACAATGAGACTTCAAGGAGTCACTGAGGACCACATCAAGTTAAGAGCCTTCCCTTTCTCTTTGGCAGATAAGGCTAAAGATTGGTTATTTTACCTGCCATCAGGATCCATCACTACGTGGGAAGAATTGAAGAGAAGATTCCTCGAGAAATTTTTTCCTGCCTCTAGAGCCGCCAatataaggaaaaaaatatgtgGAGTTAGGCAGGCGAATGTGGAAACTCTATATGAGTACTGGGAGCGCTTTAAACAACTGTGTGCCAGTTGCCCACATCATCAAATCCCGGACCAGCTCTTAATACAATATTTCTACGAGGGATTATCACCCATGGATAGGAGCATGTTAGATGCAGCCAGTGGCGGCGCTCTAGTGAACAAGACCACAGACGAAGCCACGTTATTGATCTCCACCATGGCTGAAAATTCCCAACAATTTGGAGTGAGAGCTGATGGAGCAATAAGAAGGGTCAATGAAGTGAATCACTCTGCCTTAGAGGGTAAACTATCTGAGCTTACCTCTCTGGTGCGTCAAATGGCAAGGGGGCAATTACAATCTGTGAAGACTTGTGGTATCTGTGCTGCTCCCGGACACATGACTGACATGTGCCCAACTCTCCAGGAGGATTCACCTGAACAAGCCAACATAGTGGGAGATTTTTCTGGACCACCTCCACGAAGGAATGATCCTTTTGCACCCAATTACAACCCAGGGTGGCGAAATCATCCTAATTTTAGCTATGCTTCAAAATCCCTTGGTTTTCAACAACATTTCCAACCACGGGCACCAGTGCAACAACCATCCACTTCCAATTCAAACATGTCTCTTGAAGATATGGTGAAGTCACTGGCCCAAAGCACGAGTCAATTACAGCAAGAGGCTCAAAGATCTCAACAGGAATCTCACAGATTTCAACAAGAGACTCGTGCTAGTATTAGGAATTTGGAAGCACAAATGTCCCAATTGGCAACTTCCATGAGCAACCTGGAAAATAGCAATAGAGGGAAATTACCATCTCAAGTAATTCCTAATCCCAAGGAGAATGCTAGTGCAATGCAATTACGGAGTGGCAAGGAGGTACAGTCTCCTAAGCGTGCCCACACCAGAGAAGAAGACGTGCCCAGGAAGgtggaagaggaagaagagaaacAATCCTCTGAAATCTCAAAGAAAGTTGACATTCCTCCtccttttcctagcaggttTACAAAAGCTAAAAAGGAAGAATCTGAAAAAGAGATTTTGGACACCTTCAGGAAAGTGGAGATCAATATTCCTCTGCTGGATGCTATTAGGCAATTGCCTaaatatgctaaatttttgaagggcTTATGCACTAATCGCAATAAGTTAAGTCTGGATGACAAGGTGAAGGTGGGGGAGAATGTCTCAGCGATGTTTCAAAGGAAGTTGCCCCAGAAATGCAaagatccaggtatgtttact
This portion of the Coffea eugenioides isolate CCC68of chromosome 11, Ceug_1.0, whole genome shotgun sequence genome encodes:
- the LOC113752302 gene encoding uncharacterized protein LOC113752302 translates to MRLQGVTEDHIKLRAFPFSLADKAKDWLFYLPSGSITTWEELKRRFLEKFFPASRAANIRKKICGVRQANVETLYEYWERFKQLCASCPHHQIPDQLLIQYFYEGLSPMDRSMLDAASGGALVNKTTDEATLLISTMAENSQQFGVRADGAIRRVNEVNHSALEGKLSELTSLVRQMARGQLQSVKTCGICAAPGHMTDMCPTLQEDSPEQANIVGDFSGPPPRRNDPFAPNYNPGWRNHPNFSYASKSLGFQQHFQPRAPVQQPSTSNSNMSLEDMVKSLAQSTSQLQQEAQRSQQESHRFQQETRASIRNLEAQMSQLATSMSNLENSNRGKLPSQVIPNPKENASAMQLRSGKEVQSPKRAHTREEDVPRKVEEEEEKQSSEISKKVDIPPPFPSRFTKAKKEESEKEILDTFRKVEINIPLLDAIRQLPKYAKFLKGLCTNRNKLSLDDKVKVGENVSAMFQRKLPQKCKDPGMFTISCIIGNQRIEKNMLDLGASINVMPLSIFKVLNLGPLKETKVIIQLADRSNVYFECLVEDILVKVNEFIFPVNFYIVDMNDEYSTNSAVILLGRPFMSTARTKIDVHEGTLSVEFDGEKVTFNIFDAMKHPVDTESVNFVGMTNTIVQENFEQNFMGDKLDFVLQQGKTNLEVDDMEEEEVKGAIMSLHSLHPLPSRFENSFLPLPTSNERILPSVQQAPNVELKELPEHLKYTYLGDNKTLSVIIANDLTALQEERLLRVLREFKPAIGWTLADIKGINPSIYMHHILLESDAKPVREHQRKLNPAMKEVVMKEILKLLELGIIFPISDSQWVSPVHVVPKKTGITLVKNEKN